The sequence TGCAtattgtttaaaatatattgCAACTTTGtatgaaataatttaacaaTTCATTTATGTACCAAAActtgttgaaaatattttatcattatgtatgaaattttgtattaaatatgaataataattgtATACATTAGTTCACACTTTTACTATCTTATATTTCGAGTATGATaaatatcttatattttttgataCACATATATTATCACCTTTGTATAAATATGTATCAACTATGTATGCATATTGTTTGAAATATATTGCAACTTTGtatgaaataatttaacaatacaTTCATGTACCAAAgtttgttgaaaatattttatcattatttatgaAACTTGTATGAATTACGTATGTCATAATTAATAGATGttaattgatttatgatttattttattttatttttgtatgaattttgtatgaaattcGTCTTTCAGTAGTATTCATGTATGCACTATGAACTATGTATAGAATTTGAATAATAAGTGTATATGTTAGTTCACATTTATAAATAGTATGTTTCACTGTTAACGATACCAAAATGcaatacatacataaaaaattCTATCTAACAGtcaaaacaacataaacataagaaatcattttttaagcactggataatttgaacatgttttTCTGTTGTGTCCAACTTGACGGCATCTACTGCAAGTGATTTTTGACGACCTTTTGATTTTTACGTCAGCAAATCGCTTTCATCGTTCAAGTTTTGGTCTTCCCGCTGTTCTCTTTGGACCGGGTGGCATCATTTTAGGCTCTGAAATGTAACTTGGTATATCTATGTACTCTCGCATGAGATAGGTTCAACAGGGATGACATATGCGTCTTTGAAATTCTTCAGGCTATAAAAAGCAGAACATAAATCCGTTTCACGCAACTTTCTGTATCTAAGAACTGCGATTACATGACTACATGGTATTTCATAATGTTGAAATCTCTCTCCATTTGAAAATCGACATATTTATCTATTtcacaacattaaaataaaaattagtacaacaTACTACATTTAATTGCAAAATAATGTATACACCATTCGTACACACTTATTATACCTTTCAAAAAGATATACCATACCgaattactttgaaaagctAGATcatacacataaaaacataaattcatatccatttcatacaaaattaatatacatTTCATCATCACATGTCATATCTACATCTTTTAACAAACAGAAtatctacaaaaaaataaaaatttcatacacATATTGAAAACATTTCATACAGAATTTACCTTTGTTTACTAAACAGTAACATATAGTCaaaatatactaaatatttacataatacaTAATTCATTCACAAACagaatatatacaaaaattaaatacaaatttcatacacATATTGAAAACATTTCATACAGAATTTACCTTCGTTTACCAAACAGTaacatatattcaaaatatactAAATACTACCATGAGACATAATTCACATACAATTCATacacaattattaaaaaaaaatacatcatgtCATACATAGAAAATTTCTATTCACAACAAACTTCgtactttaaaaaataacaaatcagAATCTTCAATTTTACAATaacttaaacatatatatagttaCGTGCTTTTTTTGAAATATGGTTTATACTAAAAAACTGTTTCATACAAAACAcgcaatattatatatattgattaaaaaCAACCAAACACAAACCAACAAAATGTAACAAATACCAACCTGATGAATTCCACCTtccaccatgtttaattaatatagatAAAATGTTGGCCATCACAACAAATCACGTttttcaacaacaaaatatattcaatcaataccaaaaaaaaagaaatgaaatctgctaaaaaaattaagagaaacgCAAGAAAAAGAAACAGATTTTACAATGATATCAATTTGTTAAAatgttttaagaaaataaatcacaacttaatttgattttcaactaAATTAAGTGTTTTAGGTAACAAGATATaatcagattttttaaaatttccttaAAATATGCTAATTAGTTATCTTTCtattaaatgtatttaatttaaataaaaaaagatgctATTTTCCATTTCAAAATTGGTctatcttttattaattattttaaattattttaaatttaaattttatttttaataatttattatcgTTTTTCTTACACTTGGattttcactttctctttccAACCTTCttcaatattaatttcttcACAGATTCCCgaattttcctattatctttATTGATAATCAACTCCTCAACTTTCTAGATTTACGCTTGAATTttcactttctctctctaaccttcttcaaaatcaatttcttcACAGATTCCCAAATTTTCCTGTTAGCTTTATTAATAATCAACTCCTCACCTTCCCAGATTTACGCTTGGATTttcactttctctctctaaccttcttcaaaatcaatttcttcACAGATTTCCgaattttcctattttatatCATTCTCAATTAATTTCGTTTCTAGGTTTGATTTGGAGATTCACATTGATTTGGGTATTATGTTCTTCATATTCCTTATTGATTTACTTActgattttagtgtttttttttgtttttttttgttttgttgttgttcttaaatcattttttagggtttcatAATACAAAATTGTCTCTTCAATGGACGCTTTCAAGAGAGTTACTAGATGtttggaaaaaataatcaaagttcTTCCGAGTTCTCAtcgtttatttttttcactcaaGAAATAAACAACAATATAGGTTCCGCTTCTAAATCTAAGGAGGATACACGACGGGGAAAAGTGCCTGAACCCGTCGAGGTGCAAAATTCCACACAAATTCATAACTAGGAAGTTGAAGAAGACTAATTGTTTGGAGAAGAGGTATTTTTTTTGCATGCGCTGTgtattgcatgtttagtttaatttatttatttattgttaagattcaaaaaaatacatgttaCAATGAGTTTGGAagtgtatatgaaatttttagtCTGTTATAGTTactatgtatttttgtattgggaaaatttttaaatgtcatatatttattgtattttgtgttctactttttttttgttagttgtCAATGTAATACATTTTATGAGTTTGATTGTGCATTTACTTTTATTGTATACATTTGTAAGTGTATATGGAATTTTCATCTTGTTATAGTTATtatcttttttgtattttcatagtTCTAATGTTTTTTGTATTCACTGTTATAGTTAgcatgtatttttgtatttaatatgtttattgtattttgtgttcTATTTTTTTGGTCAATGTAACACATTTTATAAGTTTGATTGTGTATTTACTATTATCGACTAGATTTGTAAGTGTATATGAAATTTGTATGATGTTGtagttattatttgtttttgtattttatagttttaatattttttgtattcatagaaTTGGAAgtgtatttgaattttattgatgttttagtcagtatgtatttttgtatttcattgttttattgtatttttgtatcCATTGATTTGGAATTATATATTGTATTCTGTATTATGTCAGTATATATCCataaattcattttgtattctgtttttttttgtaatagttATGTCAATGAACCatagttagtatttatttttgtatttcatagttttaatattttttgtattcataaatttggcagtatatattgaattttgatattgttttagtcagtatgtatttttatatttcataggtatattatatttttgtatctaTAGACTTggaattgtatattatatttattatatctaatgtattttgtattcttttattttttttgtgatagttatgtcaatgtaccaCATATTAGTAACCATATGTGTTTTTTTTGGGTGTGTTATTGTAACTGTgttaatgttttatttattatcatgtttttttattgtgttattttaatattatttcattgttttgaATTCAATATGCCAGGGGACTTCTTATGCTtgcaaaaaattaacaaaaaatgcACCCACATTCACTGTATAGTAAACCACGACATTAAATCTAAGTTGACTGACAAGCTTACACCGGAgaagtataaatatttttgtgagaGTACGTGTTTTGGTCAGTAtatgaaaatcaaaaaatatgttGGGCAAGATCAAAATTCACAGATGCTGTATGTCACTAGAAGTAGAAGCTAgtagtaatcagtctcttgtaATCAAAGTCAATGGAGTTATTTTAAAGTTCACAATTAGGACGTTTGCGCTCATTACTGGATTAAACTGTGTCGGTGTTGTAGAGAATTTCAAGTTTAACACAGAAGAACCTAACCGACTTATTGTTCAGTACTTTGGTGGTAATGAGATCATACGTAGATCTAATTTGTTCGATAGGTTCAATGGTAAAGTTTGGATTGACAATAATGATCATGCGATTAAGTttgcaatattatattttattcatatgttTGCGTATTCTGGCGAGAAGAGATCATTGCAAATTCCTAGAATTCACTTTTATTTGGTTGAAAATGATCGGTATATGCATTATCCTTAGGGCAGAAAAGCATTTGAGTGGTTGCTACAGAGTATCAACAGGGTTTTGACTACTGATGGTCAATATTATAGAATATGTGGTATGCCTGTTGTCCTTCAAATATGGATATACTAGTGCATGGGTAAGCGTCAGACGAATTTTGCATGAAAATTAGTGATCGTATCCCCCGTATTCTAAACTGGCAAACAGTAGGAGCAAAACCCCGAttcaaaatattgatgaaatacACATTCAATGATTGTAATAGAGAAGTATTGtgtataattcaagaaattgTACCCTTGCAATTGTATTAATTCgatgtaatttttttactatGTTAATTATTCTATTTAATATCGTGTTCAGATTAAATGAAAGAATGTTGTCCCTTCTCTGATGAAAATTGCTGTTCTACAATTGCCTCCTGAAGGTGTTGAAAATTAACTGAAGGTGTTCAAACAGAGCCACATCATGATATTGATAAACAAGCATTTTCTGAACAGAATTCAGGTGATGATTTCGTCAACCCACTTCCACCTTCAATGAAGGTTacatgtaaaagaaaaaaggggCAATCAGTATCACCTACTAAAAGGGTAAGAAAAAAGGACTCAAATATCGCAGATCAAATGGAACGGAACGAACAGATTGATCCAGTAGCGAAACAGAATGTGAAAAAAGCTGCGCTTCCAAAAGTTGTGCGGAAGAAACAAAAATTGTGTTCTAAGAAGACAACCGCTCGCACTTATGTGCCAACAAAGGATTCTCAAATACCATCTGTAAGTGTgtctcataaaaaatatatgaggaAAGAACTCTCTGAGTTACGAAAGGAGGTATATATTGATTATACTTATGTTttttacaatatatttattcaaattattgCAATCTGTAAAATTTACACATATTGTAACTGTTTCAGGTTAGAGAAGAGTTCAAAGACATACGAAAgttgataaatttataattttaatatcattatttCTACTTTGAAGGTGAAATAATATGCTCAATtgttatgtttaaaattatttttattctttttatttttgtgaataCTCTGttgtaatttaatattttcaggACAACAAAAACAATGACATTGCTGGTCAAGGATCACAACCTTTTACAAATCCAATTTTATCAGAAAATTAAAATCAGGTAGACACAactcattttgaaaataatagtttATTCTGTTTGTATTCTTTATGCtgtaatatatttatgattaatattaatttttttctatatttgtaaGTACTTATTTCTTTGTCCATAGtgattaaatatatgttgattgtttttgtattcaatatattttcaGAACAACATAAACAATCATAATGCTGTTGAAGGACCACAACATTTTACAAGTCCAGTTGTATCAGAAAATCAAAATCAGGTAGAGATAactcattttgaaaataaagattattatttttgtattctgTTTTTCTTAATACGTTTAtgtttaatattaatttgtattttatatgtcGTTAATACTATATTTcattataactattttttttatctatatgttgattatttttgtatcaaatATCTACATGGATTGAAGAGActttttgatgatgagaagacgGAGTGTGATGAAAGCTCAAATGATGGCATCAAGGAAGTTTTCCAAGTatgtttattataaattttgtatttttatatggtttatcgatatttttttattcaatcttGTTTTTTGAAGGATCATTCAATTTTTGACAATTCAAATATGGGAGACATACCCGATATTGTTGGGGGTGCTGATAAACAAGCATGTTGGTTAACTCGGCATATTTATATAGTGAAtttggaaatatttttattattgtttataattaacatttttatatttttaaaggtTGATTGTGACAATTCCCCTGTGCGTAATCTGATCACTGTAGATGCTGGTTTTAGTTCGGCTAAATCAATAATTCCAAGTGTATGTTTTCTACTTATATAAACTAATTACTTTTATTGTTATTAGTATAATTTGCATttaaataatgttattttttttattaactacAAATACCTCAACCATCATTTGTATTTGacaaatccaaaaaaataaggCCGCTCGTTTTTGAAGGACAACACGATTTTCCAGATCAAGATGACAATGATGAAGAGGATCAGTTCATATTTTCTACCCCTATTAAGTTTATTGTTTCCATGGAAGGGTCACAACAATCACAGTTTGAGTTGGATTATTCTCTCATGCCAAGTCTCAGTGACATAAAAAGTATTTGTGTTACTGAGAATACCATTAATGCAGAACAGAGCAACATCATGTAAATTCAAACCACAAGCAATGACAACTCAAATATGCAAAAACAGTCTAGCATGGAGAGTCAGAACAAAATAAGTCCTATTCACACACCATTATCTGCGCATAGGGTTAGACGTCCAGACCCTTTTAATACATCCCCATATCTGACATCGTTCGGCTCATCTGCAGGTATAAAGACATAACAAACTTTAATGTCTTTTAAATccgatttatatatatttattctaatttttgtatatggtatgttattttttaatttaatatttacattaggTACTTCATTGGTGCAACCAATTATTTTTGAACTGAAACACCCATTCATCTTTGATCTTATTTCTGATAATCGTGATATCATTATGTGGGATGCACACCAGTCATTGATTCACGAAGGTCTTCTTGCAAAACATGAGAACAAGTAAGTATTTAATATgcacaataacattaaaaaaatattgtatcttGTATTATGTATTCTCCATTTTTTAGtatatgatatgtttttttagtattcatgattattattttgAGGTTGTTTTGCATAATCAGTTATTAATTTGAATCGTTTTATTTTACTGTATTCTAAACATGTTAGTGTATTTTCAATTAATCAACTGATTGAATATTAATGTACgttatattataaattgattGAAACAACTCATATATTGTTCGTGAATCTTTTTTAAATTCTGTATTGTAATAATATTACAGATCTTGATTTGTTGTTATGTATGTTACTCTAAATTCTGGTGCATATTTTCACAAATACATTAGATACCTATataatttctatgttttatcACACagttgtattattattattatgttgtattcaATATGAAATTTTAGCAAATTGTataccttttattttttgtgtattgtttATACGTCATGATCAGGACCGATACAAGAAGGGTAAAGCACGCATTCCAGTCCCATTTGACTTTGGTGTTGATATTGTAGATAATAAAATTGTAGATAATAAAAATTGGTTCTACAATTTGTACTCAAAAGGAC comes from Solanum pennellii chromosome 1, SPENNV200 and encodes:
- the LOC107024627 gene encoding uncharacterized protein LOC107024627; translation: MLGKIKIHRCCMSLEVEASSNQSLVIKVNGVILKFTIRTFALITGLNCVGVVENFKFNTEEPNRLIVQYFGGNEIIRRSNLFDRFNGVQTEPHHDIDKQAFSEQNSGDDFVNPLPPSMKVTCKRKKGQSVSPTKRVRKKDSNIADQMERNEQIDPVAKQNVKKAALPKVVRKKQKLCSKKTTARTYVPTKDSQIPSNNINNHNAVEGPQHFTSPVVSENQNQRLFDDEKTECDESSNDGIKEVFQVDCDNSPVRNLITVDAGFSSAKSIIPSSSMESQNKISPIHTPLSAHRVRRPDPFNTSPYLTSFGSSAGTSLVQPIIFELKHPFIFDLISDNRDIIMWDAHQSLIHEGLLAKHENKRHDQDRYKKGKARIPVPFDFGVDIVDNKIVDNKNWFYNLYSKGQLLNDSHINVIFYYLRKKAKYDVDSRYKYTTVDCVFTSKILSTWKKYEDLDSDVCCADEEHFIGDYIRWYKVHAGIPWHLVDHVFIPVNVKEKFHWALAVLSLNDRRVYVYDSYRAAGHDAAIRKEVTKLAQLIPLKLTMYDYYKNIGLDRSVSQEENESFEIAFFIDNIPQQTDGSLDCGIYMLAFAEWLSYDQGNSSGIFDVMFLRSRYASLLWNYAQQKQDNGAISDTEAPPRHTMPQSVRVVSAPIEIQ